TGGCTACAGATTCCACAATGTGATTGatattcaaattattcaatacAATTTTGTCACCCTTTAGGTCATCCCTGAGATCACCCCTGAACTCACCCTTGAACTCATTGTTAACAGAAATAATCTTGGTTATGTATGGAATAATGTTATGTATTTGATTGGTTTGGATTAAGGAGTTGATGGCTTTGTGGTGTAGGTTAAGTTTGGTGTACAATTGAAACGCTAGTGAGGGATCAGTTTGTGCGAGTAAGTCAGCAAGCGGTTCGGATTCcgttaatttatcattttcaagcCATTTTTTTAACAGCTCCTTACGGTTCTGGAGAATCACAGGCTTTACCAGCTCTATACTCTCAATCTCATTCAGCCTACCAGACTCCAACAACACACTAAAATAGTGACTCAACGCATTACCTACAGAATTATTAGGGAATATACAGATAATAGTAGTTAACTAAAATTGGTCAAAATTggtgaaaaataattacaaaaaatggaaatttggaaataaatgcaaaagttgatcgggttagaAAATACCGAGGAAATTTTCCTCAATTTCTGCTGCAGTaacaacacatttaccaaaaaataattaacaaaaataaataaatgtcaaaaaggttgcaaaaaCTGTAAGTAGTGGGGAtgggtaaataagtaagtAAGTTAGTAGGACCCCGTAGGGAAAAGAGAGTCCCATCGGGGTAACTAACTCTGTAGCTAAATAACTGTGTGAGCGGAAGCAAGCTCCGTAACTCACCCGTTTCTGtggttttatttttaaatctttGAATGGTGTCTAGAGTCCTGAGTTGGTTGGACTTGAGGGTAGCAACAATTTGTGCAGCTTGTCTGTACTGTTCATTATTGAAAAAACTTTCAAACGACTCTAATAGCAAATCGTCAGAACCTTTAAGACCATAACAAGTTGCAATCCCAACTGAAACTTCCTTTAAATTGGCCAGCCCCAAATTGCTGAGTGATGACAGTAAGTTATCCTCGTCAACAATTATACTAATGACCTCACCAGCCCTGTTCACAGCCAATGCACCAATACTCCTACCATCCAACCTCTTATTACAACTCACAAACAATGGCATTGAACTAATTCTGGAACTACGGAATTGTTAATAGTGTGGACActagtgtaaaatgtgtggCTAGTACACAGATTTACCAACTAATTATCTAACTATAATTATAACTATAATTATACCTTAAATAGCTAAATAACTAACGGtataactatagtaaagttaattactacttagtgtgtaaaatactaaattaagtgtgtaagaatgtgtaaaaaaagacacgttagtatataaataagacacgttagtgtgtaagtgtgtaaaatgtgtaagaatgtgtagagaTGTGATACGTGAAGAGAAGTGTGAGAGTGGTGGAGTAGTAAAAGTGTGCGAAACCGTTTTTGGTGAGGATTAGGATTAACCCGTTGGAGTCCAGCACATGAATTGATATCGGGAAATCATTCGGATACTCCTCATTCCGCTCCATCAAACTGTTTATCTTCAATATCTCCACAGTGTTACCACTCACAGGATTACCTGTGTTACCACTACCTGAATTGTTTGTGTTTGAAAGAGTGCCAATGTCCATTAGGTGTAGTTTGATGTTGTGTGTGTTTTTTTTATGTTCGCAGAAGATGAGTAGGTTTGTTTTTTTGAGTGTCTGGTTGGAGGTTCGGAGTTGTCCGAAAGTGCCGGCGTAGCCTTCAAATAACTGCTGCTGTCTCTTGTCTACAGAGTATAATTGTATTATCCCGTCAATACTGACACCTTGGTCATTGGAATATATGCCAAATACCAGGCACCACTTACCAGTGGAATCGGTAGAGTACCCAACAATCTTAGTACTGGTGTCCAGTAATTTCCCGGTAAGTTCGAAGATAAGTTTGGGAGTTGAGCCTACGGGCCAGTGGTACACGTGGGTCTcagtaataattacaaGTTCAGAGGTGGATAGCCATTTCCAGTAAATGATTTTTTGGTCAAACTGGTGATAGCCCAATTTCTCCTTGTTCTCCAAGTTGAACACCTATAATAGGGTTTAGGAGTTGGTAAGgtagttaaatatttattggTCAAAATTggtgaaaaataattgtaaaaaatgggattttggaaataaatgcaaaagttgatcgggctaCGATTTACCGAGGAAATTTTCCTCAATTTCTGCTGCAGTAACTGCacatttggtaaaaaacaattgcaaattgtaaaataaaatacaaaaaggttgcaaattagtaaataatggggatGGGTAAAACtgtataactaagtaataGATAACTGAGTTTCCAGGGGGACAAAGAGAGTCCCATTGGGGTGGCTAACTCcgtaaataaataactgagtaataaataactaagtgagtacaagcaccgtaacggagaACATACTTGTACAGAGTAGGAATTATCGAGTTTGGCTCTGAGAGCGATAATGGGTTGTGTGGGATTCATGATGGCGGCTTCAGCTTTCATGGGTTTCCGAGTGACGGTGTTGTTATTATACATGTCAATGATGGCGACGGTTAAGTTATCGCCGTCCTGCTCCTTTATACTTACGTAACGGTCACCCTCAAGTGATAAAACAtcaaacttaaaattacccTCAACAAATCCCAACTCACGcaactaataaattatcactaatatataataaacatatttatttaatatttatataataatttaatatttatataacaatttgagagggtaattatatatataaataagaaAAAAGTTACGTTGAGAATTGTTTGGGTTATGATTGGATTTTTACTCattctataaaataattattaattatttaacatattttacaaatcaacaaattaacaatttaaaattatttaaaatatttaaaaattctaaacTGGTTTGAGGATGGAAGATGGTACCCCGGGATGgggaaaattttaacaaaatatccacaataaacataataatataataataatatgataatatgataataatgaataatgtGACTGGATAGTGTTAATGTGTGGAAGTGTGAATAAGTATGTGTTGGAGGAGTTGTTAACGGAGTATGAGCAGAATACGGAGATAAACAATAATACTGAAGATGAAGCTTATCAACAATACGCCTGGGAATTAGGTAACTCTCCATTACCATTACCATACCTAAGATTCCTACAACATTAcgtatatagttaatattcttaactatataatgtaatatatcaataaataatacgATCCCTAGCAGTATAGTTAGTAGTACGGTGgattagtattatttactggTACCTGGAGGTACCGGGTTCGAAACCCCGGGAAATAACTATAGAGTTAACTTGTTATCCAGTTGAATTGACAGGAATAATACTCTTAGGGGAGTAAGAAAACTCCTAAACCCTGATAAAAATAGCTAAATAACCTAAACAGTCAGGATAATCCCCTAAGGGGACTtacctaaaccctaaaatactaataCCCTAACCCTAAATAACTCAATACCCTAAAATACCTATGGCTAAATATGTATATCTAAAATATGTATGGTTAAAATATAGTTGGATATATAAAAGCTTAAGAATTTGACTATAGTAGATGCCTCTAGTTCTAGATAGTACAATCCCGGGGATTACCTAACCTCTTAATTACCTAACAACTCctaactaaataaataatacgtagaataataattgtagATGTGGATAAATCATGGGAGCAACTGGTGGAGAAGGATGGTGTGTTACAGTTTATAAAGCCTCAGACGAGGCTATATCAGGAGTTTGATCTGGAGTATCAGAATAACTTAAAACAACATAATCTTAACCTCATATACAAACGGGGGATTATTAGGTCCGTTACGGAGCTTGCTACCGCTCacacttatttacacatcttttatagtattttacacattcttacacatttttacacatttttacacattttacacatttttatttagtttacacatttttacacattttacacatttttatttagtttacacatttttacacattttacacatttttatttagtttacacatttttacacattttacacatttttatttagtttacacatttttacacattttacacatttttatttagtttacacatttttacacactatttacactcttacacactatttacagtattttacacattactgTGTCTTATTTCGACACTAAcgtgtcttatttacacattttacacagttactTAGTACTCTATACTTAGTGTTAAAAGAGTTGTAGGAGTATAATGATATTATTTGATATGAGCGAGCAGATGCATGAGATGGACTTTAAACCCGACCGACTCTACTGCGCTTTCAACTCACTCAAAGTACCTTCCACACAGTTTACTCagattacacaatttaccCAGATTACAATAGTTACACAGATTCAACTAACTAATTACACTACTATTGACTTAATGTGACAGGAGTTTTTGGGGGAATTGTATTCGAGTGGTCCGATAACTCAGGTTGGTATAGTGGTGATGAGGAATAAGATTTGTAATGTGATAACACAATTTGGTACTAACCCTAACGAGCAAATGGAACTACTCTCCAGCGTACTCAAAGACGGACCCGAAGGGTCCTCATCACTTCAAAACGGCCTAGAAGTATTCTCTACTCATGTTTACAGTTGTTATGAGTTAACAAAGTTGTTActattattgttattaatgtgtattacAGATGTGTATGAAGATAATGTGTGATTTACCGTATTATAGTACGAGGGAGATTTTGGTCATATTTGGTTCGAACAGGACACTTGACCCTGGGAACATTTTACTCACTCTCGATCAACTCAAACAGAATTTTATCACCGTTAATTCCATCTCACTCTCTCCAGAACTTTATATTCTCAAGGTAGCCTTACTGCGTTACGGTGTGAGGTCCAACGGGAccagttatttattagtcATTTTACCACAGAGTTATCCACCCCAGTGGGACTCTCTTTGGCCCCTTTGGTTACTAGTTCCTCATATCTATACTAGTTACGTATCCCCATTATTTCTcaatttgcaacctttttggtatttattttactttttacaattaaaatttggtaaataagtggttgAAGCAGCAGAATTGATAGAAAATTTCCTCGGTAAATCGtagcccgatcaacttttgacattatttccaaaatcccattttttacaattaaattttgttaaatttgacattaataaattgtgtaatgtTTAGAACATATGTAAGGAGACTGGCGGTAATTACTCAGTGGCACGTGACGTCAACCACCTAAAACTACTTTTCAATAATCTCACAATTCCTCCTCCGtggtattatttacactattaacttATTCAACTATTAACTGTAATATTACTGTATAAGTTTATTAGGAAGAGCTGGATGGAGCCGATACTGATAAAGGTGTCATTTCCACCGATGAAGCGGGGTACATCAGTATCCCTATGCTGCTGTCATAACAAAGTTGTTAATACTGTTTACATTTGTCCTCAATGTCATTCCAACTCTTGCTATATCCCCACCAAATGTCAGGTTAGTTactccgttacggtgcttgcaAACGCTCACAATCTTTACTTAGTCACACAATTCTCTACTTAGTTATCCCAGTGTACTTATTTATCTATGTGTCCTTGGTTATGAGTTAATCATACGCTGTGTTATTACTATAGAGTGTATAGGGATGTGGTATATTTATGGTATCACCGCCTGACATATCAAGAGCATTTCATCATCTCATACCTCCAAAACCCTTTCATCACGTATTTTTCACTTTATAACTTAGTCAACTCGTAATTTGGGAACTAATATGAATAATAGGTTGAAGGTGGGATGGACTGTGTGGGATGTAATTTGAGAGTTGAGAGTGGTTACGAGTGTCAGGACTGTGGCGGGTTATTCTGCCAACACTGCGATAAATACATACACCAAGACCTACATCAGTGTCCCAAGTGCCTCTTTCAACATTAATCTCACTAATTACTTTTactttatatagtaaataatactatactatactattatactcttaactat
The Theileria parva strain Muguga chromosome 3 map unlocalized ctg_530, whole genome shotgun sequence DNA segment above includes these coding regions:
- the SSL1 gene encoding Ssl1-like family protein, which gives rise to MCGSVNKYVLEELLTEYEQNTEINNNTEDEAYQQYAWELDVDKSWEQLVEKDGVLQFIKPQTRLYQEFDLEYQNNLKQHNLNLIYKRGIIRSIMILFDMSEQMHEMDFKPDRLYCAFNSLKEFLGELYSSGPITQVGIVVMRNKICNVITQFGTNPNEQMELLSSVLKDGPEGSSSLQNGLEMCMKIMCDLPYYSTREILVIFGSNRTLDPGNILLTLDQLKQNFITVNSISLSPELYILKNICKETGGNYSVARDVNHLKLLFNNLTIPPPWKSWMEPILIKVSFPPMKRGTSVSLCCCHNKVVNTVYICPQCHSNSCYIPTKCQGCGIFMVSPPDISRAFHHLIPPKPFHHVEGGMDCVGCNLRVESGYECQDCGGLFCQHCDKYIHQDLHQCPKCLFQH